The DNA segment CAGCAACTGGTGCTTGGAACTGGTTGATAGACCCGGAGACACAAAAGGTAAATCTCAGGCTACTCCTGAACGTAGTCATCTCGTGGCTTGGTGTTGCAGTCAAATGCTGTAGTACCTCAAAAACTGATAGGCTAAAGATGGTTCTCCCATGAAACTGGGACATGATTTTTAAGCTTCTGAGCAGTCTGGAATTGCTGTGGATGATTCCTACCAAAACGCTGCACCATGAATGCTTGCTTAAAGAACTGGTCACAAGTACTTCAAAATGGCCAGGAATAGTAGTATTTTTCTTAAGTGAATTACATGGCAATTTTTCTGTATATTTTAGAAAGTCTATGGTGGGACTAATCTGATTTCTTTCCTAGGTGTCATTTTTCACATCGCTTTGGAATCACCCATTTTTCACAATTAGCTGTATTACTCTCATAGGCTTGTTCTTTGCTGGAATACATAAAAGAGTGGTGGCACCATCAATGTATCCTTTGATTGTGTTTGTCTGGCTAAAAGTATTGTACTGACTGCAGTAACTGCCATTACTGAAGCCTATGCTAATACTGCTTTTTCAGTTTTTACCCCGCTACAAATGTTGGCTGCTTTCCTTGACACGATCTACACAGTATAGCAGCTCGATGTCGAACTGTTTTGGCAGAATATAATATGTCCTGTGATGATGTAAGTGTTAATGGTTCATTGCCTGAATCTTGTTTTTTTAAAAATGCAAGGCACacaggtttgtttgcttttggtgattttttttgttttgttttgcttttttcttaaCTTGTGGACACCTTAAATTCTGTGTCTGTAAAACTGGTATGTAGAATACTTAGTTTTGTTCTCTGTGTTGTTTTATACTTAACCTGTAACATTGAAGTGGCAGTTGTTTGGCTCAGCTTTCAAGgtctgaactttttttttttcctcttttgcagACTGGAAAATTAATTTTGAAACCTAGGCCTCATGTTCAATAAGGGCTATCTTCCTTCAGTTTTTTTCCACTGCCATGGAAACCAAAAATGACCTTTTTAAAGGTAGTATGACAGAAAACACAAACAGGACTGGTTGCCACTGCCTGGGAATGAGTCTTACACAGTCGACAGTGAAAGTGTGCAATATTTCTTTCTTGAATATTTATCCAAATTTTTTGTTCATATTATCAGTGCTTTTTGCTACTTCTGATTACCTCTTTTTCAGTATTAATGTCACTTTTTTACTTCAGCTAGAACAGAACATACAGGTGAAGTATGTTAATCGGCTATGAAGTTGAACTTGAAAATCAGACCTCATTTGTGTCATGTGTCTCTTAAGTTCTTGTAAATAGCAGACTGATGccagtgttcaggaaaagaagtAAGAGTTACTGTATGGATTTTCTTGTTCTCGTGAACAGTATTGAATGGAACACTTACCATTCCTGTGATGTTTTATTGGCGCATTTACTCATTACAGCTATTCTTGTCTCCTGGTCACTCTATGGAACTGGTTCAAAGGCTTGCAAAAAGACCGTCTGTCTGTGCTGGAGAAAACTGGTCTTACCATTTAAGAACTTGGCAAATACATCAAGAATTGTGTTTATCAAATTGTAAATAATAGTGCACCAGCCACTTTCATTGTGGTCATACATAGCTACTTCGATTAATCTGGTTCACAACACTGTTTTAAGGTTTTAGTGTTTTAAAAGTTGTCTTAAATTGCTTGCATCTTCCTGATTGTAAGGTTGTACTGTATCTTAAGTCCACATGACCATTCTGAGTGGATTTTTATGCTCTGATAGTCTGGATATGAAACTAGCATTGCAAATGTGTACCTTGAAATTTGGCAAAGAAAATATAAAGGGAGCCACAATAAAATAACAATATTTGTTATTCAGAGTGTTAAGAACAAGCTTTGGATGTTATATGCATAAAGTGTAACTTTTTAATAACTACAGTTGTAAAGAATTTTAAGAGTTTTAAGTTGTTCAAGGTGCCTTTTTATTGCTTCAAAACTCTTGCAACTTTATCTCCTACTACAAGGTAGACTGGCTTTTGAAGACAGCCTATTGATGTAACTATCAGTTGAGACATTAACAGTTGTCTCCTGTCACTTTCCACTATGTCTTCTGCCTCTCCATTATTTTTAATTGCTGTATATTTTGTAGGTAAATGTGAATAAAATAAATTCTTTGTATAAACAGTTGTTACCTTATTTTGTACTGTGCAAATACAGATCTCAAATGAACACAGAAGATACTCAGAAATTCGTAGCTGAAGTTTGTACCTTTCATACAAGACCAACACTCTTTGATGTGGTTCTTGCAGTCTAAGATACACCAAattcctgctgctttttgtgCCCCGTGGGTCAATCCTGTCTCTGTAAGTGCTGCTAAAGTAAATTCTTTCGACTTTTGCCTTGTTTGAACGGGGGGAACGTACCAGAGTAGACGGCGCTTGTTTCTAGTCATCTCAGCGCCTGTAGGGACGTTGTTGACGCGTGGGTTAGGAGGTTGTAGGGGTGAGGTTCGCCCTGCCGCTGAGCAGATGTTGCCGGCGGTGCTCGTTCGGCCGGCTGCCGGGCTTGGGTGTGCGCCGGGGCTGGCGTTGCGGCTGCGCGCCTTGTCATGGGCAGTGTCGTCCGGGGCGGGGCGGTGTACGAGCGAGGGTGACGGCCGGGCCCGAGAGGGCCCCGCTGCGCCTGCGTGCGGTCGCACACGTGGGTGCGCCGGCGCCGAGCGGCGCGGCGGCCGCGGAACTATGGGGAAGAGCCGGGCGCGGCGGTTCCGCAGGGCCCCCTTCTCCCCCACTGGCCCTGAGCAGTGCCGCGAGGAGGAGGACGGACCTGAGGACGAGCCGGCTgcggagctgctggagaaggtgggGGCGAGAAGTGGAGAGGGCTAGCGGCAGGGCGAGGAGGAGGGCGGAGGTGGGCTCGGCGCGATCGCTGTTCAGGGCCGAGGGAGAGGGATAGCCACGGCCCAGCTCGACGCGGGGAAGCTGCGGGGTCCGAGGGATCACTGCTTCTCCAGCAATATCGGCTGTGGGAGCCGTGTGGCGTGTCCCGGCGCTAGTCCATCGCTGCCGCCTCCGTGTCGCTTCTCCAGCGTCACGGCTGCGTCCGTCGCTACTCGGCGGGGAGAGCTGACGGCTACTGCTGCTCGCCGCGGGCCAGGAactggaggagagggagggccGGCACCCCGTCCAGGCTCTTTCTCGCCTTCCTGGCAGGTTCAGAGGGGCTGGGGACGGTCAGGTGGCTGCTCTGTACCCTTCGTCTCGGGAGAGTCTTTGGAGGAGGTTTTGCAGTGCTTGGGCTCAGTCTACCGTTCCGTAGAGATTTCCTGTAGCTAGACTGAGCGAGGAATCTGAGATGCACATATAAGAAAAAGCTACTAGAAAATGGTGGAAAAGACTGTATTTAGTCACTCGATTGCCACATCTCTGGTTTCGCTTTTACTGTTGCAGGTGAAAAGTAGTTTAAACCTGTCCATGTAATTTTAGAACTAGAAGCAAATAAATGTCTTTTATTGACTTCTGTGATAGtgttccttcccctttcctctctttttttgaaAAAAACATGGTATTTGAAAGTAGAGGGTAGGTCTgtctcaccagtgccagctaGTGTCAAACTTGTGTCTGAACTGTGGCTCTCTTGTTGAACTCCCGGAATAGTATTTATCTAGTTGTACAGTTAACGTACATAACCCAGGGAAAGACTTACAAACTTCCGTGGAGGTTAAAAGTTCTTGACTTAATCCAGAAGCAGTAAAATAAGAGCTAGGCCTGTAAACTGAAAGGCAGGGTCTTTTCACTCAATAATTTCCACCTATCTTTTCCCTgatctccccagctgcagcatccGAGTGCTGAATTGAGGGAGTATGCTTGCGCCAGTATTTCCAAGCTGTTGCAGCAGAAACACGTCATCCCCGTTtttctgcagagagatgttgtcCGATGTTTAGGGCCGTTGTTGATGGATCACAGTTTAGCTGTTCgtgagacagctgcaggtgcTCTCCGGTAAGTAGTTGCTTATATTTTGTTAGAATGAGCTACTCCTGGCATGGCAAAGAAAATAATAGGGCTTTGCTGTTAAAGCTGTCAACTTGAATGTCAGCCTGGCTTGCATTAGCTCCCTTGTCTGTAGTCATGTCTGTGTCTGTCAGAGTCACCAAGAATGTTTTTTTAACTTGATCTGGTAGACAGCCATGAGACTTCAATGTCAGGAACAGGATCTAAGTTAGGTGCCACTGTTCTGTCTGCTTCCAGTGGAATGTGCTGCTTTCTGTCCTTAtgttaagaaaaaaacccaacaagtgTAGTATGAAGAAATGCAGAGATAATATGGCATTTTAGTCTTCATAGCACAGTGGGTATGGTGAGCTACTTAGAGAATCCACACACATAGATGGCTTTTTGAGAAACTTGTAGATATTGAGCAGCATCATTTTGAGTTGGTGTTCTGTGGCCAGAACTATACCCTACTTTTATCTGTATAAAAAAGTATGTTGACAAATACCAGTATTACACGTTGTGTCTTACACTGAATAATATCTAACAATTAATTTGTATTAGCACAGATTAGCCTTTTAGTTATGCTGAACAAGTAAGTGAAAAGATTTCTTTTCTCCTGTGTTACTTTTTTATGTTAATACGGAAGAAGATGGAAGTTACTGGTTAAACAAAAAGCACCATAACCTTCAGAGGAGAATACTGATTGCATGTTTCttttgaaacattttttttttttcttttgcagaaaTCTGAGTGCTTGTGGTGGCTTTGAAGTCTGTGATGATATGGTAACAAAAGACATCATGACACCCCTTGTTGCACTTTTGAAAGAGGTGTGGGGGTTTTTTATTCTGGATTTAAAACTGATCTAGCCATTTAGTTATCCCATCTTCAAAGCTAGCTCAGTTTTTGTAGCTATCACAAAGATAAGATAATCCAAAGTTCTTTTAAAAGAATGTTCCAGTATATTTAGTAATGCAGTAATTATTCCAGAGAATTCAAATCACTTCTGCTCCCTGACTGCTAACTTGGGTTTGTGGTGAGTTTTGCTGCCTAGGATGATTTTTTACGTAAGTGGTCTGGAGGTTTTGGGTCTGTACCATCAGTCAAGAGAAGTCTATTACTGTCAGTCAGGATCCAGATCCAACATTTTAATGGCAGCTTTATGCTAATGAAGTTTTTTTGGTAAATAATTTTCTCTTAATGAAAGCCTGTATTTACAGTTGGGTAGTTAATGCTATTGTAGGATACCCTGTACTGAATACCTGTTCTTTGTTTGGTCCAGGTGTTGAAGTGCAGTTTGGAAATTGCATTGAATTCTGTCACCTGCTGTCTTTCTTTGAGCAGCCTTGAGCAATACCATCATTTTctgtatgttttttttccccattttaaaacataaaatcatagactacactgggttggaagggacttttaaaggctgtctagtccaactccccatATATTACCCATATATGCGAGTAACAACATTATTTCAAAGTACAGCAAAATATTAGCCAAATTAATCTTTGTGACTAGAAATAACTTTGAATTTGTATGCAAACTGTGTTAGTGAGAAACAGCCTTTCAGGTTCTGAAAGTTATTTATTTAGTATTTATCTAAAAATGCTTCTGAAGACTGTTTAATACAAAGCAAGTGCTTAAGAGTCTttctacaaaagaaaaaagaactaTCAATGACTCAATTGTTCTCATAGAGAGTAGAAAACTAGTTAGGTTTCCTGGTGTGacggtttgggggttaccccgcccctccacacttttgaatttgccccagctaactcagacggaccctgggaatatagatgaagcaatttatttacagctagcagaatttacaagcagctatttacaatatatatacttatatacagttatatacaattatatacagaagtatacaaaggataaacaatacaaaagcacaactcccctcccagaaaccaaggtccccaggaggggctctcaaaccaccccaacacctccccccggccctctcaaccttaccccagttctcaggaagaagagaggtgcagtcaaaaggttagggagcaaggttagtaggagcagggttaatgagatgtgaccaggtccaaggcaaaagcaagagtgagagacaaaatggagaatgttttcttcttcttcccagagttctcagcgtgactgtgagagaagtagacacaattgtttttcatttcactgcccgttatctagttctgttaccaaaacattccagcttgcttcaaactagcacacctggaaATAAACACTTTATGAGAGATCTTTCCATTCACTCTGCTGCTGATGTTTTaagtttttgcttttcttcatgACTTGTTTGCTTCCCAACACTGGTTCTCTTGATTGGTTGTAGTGTAGCACTGGACTAGATGCTAACCAGGCCTCTCCAAAGAAATGCAGAGAAATGAACAAAAATTATACTGAAGACATAGCCAATGAGGCTATTAATTTGCTGTGGAATATATGGTAAGTGCTGTGTAAACAGTGTCCTTTTAAGAATAGCTAAATTAAATTGTTCCTGAAAAAGAGCATGTAATTGAGGCAGAGAAGAAATGACTGTCCTTGTATGGGAGGATATATTCAGTTCCTGATTCTGATACTCACTTCTGTTTCTCCTTCCTCATCTGGGCTGAAATACCAATTTATCTTCTGCCATTAAATGACTTTTTTAAAGTGAAGGATTCGAAAAGTTCGCAAAGTGGATATTTAGTTGTAGAAGAGTGACAAAATTTGTTTTCTACTGTTGTTCATCCTGTGTTCTGATACCGTTTTTAAACACGTGCTGTCAGTCTCCTGTGCAGTTTGTGTTGTGGAGTCTTGCATGCACTTGTGATAcaagagatggaaaaaaatgaaTTCTGGACAGTGGTCTCCAATGTTGTGCAAGTATGAGGACTTTTTGTACTATTTCCTCCCTCTGCAGGTCATCTCAAAAGTTAATGTTTGGACAAATTACACCTCAGTGACTGATCCAAATCTACTTAATTATGTCAGAAAGAATGTGAATTGTTCCATGTACCAGGGGATGTTtacattggatattaggaagaagttctttactgaaagagtgatcaggcattggaacagcctgtccaaggaggtgatggagtcacggtccctggaggtgttcaaaaacagtGCAGGCATGGCACTTAGAGACATAGTGTAGTGGACATGGTGATGTTGGGtcggtggttggacttgatgatcttagaagtcttccccaaccttaatgattctataattagtAGTTTGCCTTGGAGACACCAGATAAAGGAAGAGGAATGGCAACACTATTAATACAAGAAAGGGCTATAAACACTGAAGTGGTAAAAACCTCTTCATAAAGATCTTGAATTTTGTGTTGTTTACATTCATTTTGTAACAGCTCCATGTGATGAGACACTTTGATCCATACACAATTGTGGTTTGCACTGAAGAGCATTTCAGTGGCATTGCCTCTGCATGGTGTGGCTGCTGACTTAAGACCTTATTTATAAATTGGTTTTCTGGGGTTTTCCTATGGATTGTAATATAGAGTAGTACAGAAGCTACTTACAGAATGCATGGCCTTTTGTAAGTGACTCAACCATGTTTTGTGCTGCTTTCATAGACATAAGTGCTTTGGAACGGGAACTATAATCATTAAGTGAGCTGTAAATCAGTTCTGTATTTTGAATTGAATGACTGAACTGCTGACTTCATTGTTATGTTTAATACTGATAAAATTTGGGCTGGCATTGATGCTGATGCATTTTCAAAAGTAAATTTTGGGAGACTCTTCTAACTAGTTAAGTCCCCTGCTTTCATGGTCTGATTTTGTATAGTATTGCTGGATAAATGCAAATGTCATGTTTAGCATTGATTTAGTATGCATTTCTGAATGGTAAGAGTGCTCATTTTCTGGAGGAAATGAACATTGATGTGAGAAGTGTCAGCCTACTCTGTTGTCACTGGGTTTATGGACGGCATTTTCCACGGCTGCAGAAGTCCTGGACTGGCCTGTAGCCCACAGATGTCTTTCAAGATCTGACTGGCTCTGCCTGTATGGGACAGTACTTAGGCTCCTAAATACTGTGTGTGAGGAGGCAGCTGTCAGAAGCCACCTTTCAAACATGTCCAAAGTGTTGCAGCTTCTCTTTCTCCACTTTATATGGAGTTGGTCATAACCTCAGTAATGGAAGATCACATTGACTGACGTTAGTTAGATCTTCAAAATGTAATAGTAAGTACATGTTACTTTAAATGTCATTGAAGAGTTTCTCCTGTGCAAACTGTGTTATTAATCTTTTTTTGTGCATTAGTGAATGCAGCAGTACTGCAGTACACATATTCAATAAAGAAGGATGTTTGGAGGCTGTGTTACACTGCTTGAAGAAATTTTCCACGAATGTGGATCTGGCAATCTCAGTAGGTAAGTTGTTAAAAGAGAAGATTAGTTTTAAAggtgtggtttgtttgttttttttcctttactacATGAATGTAACACTGTTGTCACATCCATTGTGTAATGCACCTCCCTTAACATTACTTGAGCTTTATACTGAATGCAAGACTCAAGTCCTTTCTGAACATCACATCATTCAGAAGTTGACATCTTCTGTGCTTGTTTTCAGTCCAAAGGAGAATTACTTATTGGTGGTTACATGGGAGGAAAATTTGTGTGAAGAGCAAGATCTGGACATAGGCTATATTTTCCATTTAGTTTTCTGGGTTTGCTAATGAAGGGTTTAATTTGTAGAGCAAAGGACATAGTCcacctgaaagaaaaaaaaaaaaacaacaaaaagtgaaagaccaaaccaaccaaaaaaccacaaGAGCTCCTTAGCACTTTGAATGTGAGTTTATTAGTACTGATCTTGTAGTCTTAGTGGTCTTACAGGTGTATATATTTGCAGTGTTTTTTGGCATTGTCTCTAGTTGGTGTACAGTGGAGGAACTGAACTTTGAGTAGCTGAAATGAATGCAGCCAGTCTCACATGTAGTGTGGTACTGTCCTCACTTGTTTCATATACAGGTTTGTCACAGAGTATTTTTTCATCTAAGACAGCTAGTGAAAGACACTGTCATAGCATTACAACAGGATGCTCTGTGAAATGTTGTTTTCTCGAGTCTGTGTTTCATTATTACATATATAATATGATTGtacaattagcctcaaactagcacactccagCTTTCAGAATGATAATGCTTTCTTATCATGAGAGTGTAGCCTACTAGGTGGTTTGTTAATTATCTTTCTTCTTGTTTGTTGCAGCAAACTGCttgcaagcagtgacagaagaTAATCCagatcttctttcttcttttaattcTTCTGCACAACAAATACTGGAAACTGTGATGTTGTGTTCAGAGAGCACAATGAAGCATGTCCTTCTGAGAACACTGATAGCAGGTATGATGCTCAAGGGTGCCCACTGCTGTGTGGTGGAGAGCATGGGAGGCaaaggaggctggaaaggacagaACGCTTTGTCTGCTCTGCTGTAGTTTGGACATCTGATTTTCAAAGCTTGTATAGATGCTTTATGAGgttatttttgctttttttgggATTGTGTTTTGGAGTGACCAAATAGTTTTAAGACTGTCTAATATGGCTCGTTCTGAATTCAGTGCCTCCTCAGTGTGATAAGCCATTTTAACTGTTCATTTGATTTTCAACAGTGAAAGGAGTTGATAATAAATATTACAGGAATTGTTTGGATCTTAATAGGCATAGTTTTTACCTGAGAATATCTGTCTTGCATTCTTCTTTCTATCTCAACTGCTCCACCATGGTGATTTTCAATACTGAAATGTAATTAATTTTGAGAGTTCTTAGAAAATGGTTTAACTCAAGTATATTTGTTATTGCTGGTAAAAAGTGTTACCAGGTTTGTTCCACATACTCTTGAGTTTATTTACATAATGAAATTTACTAGAACTTAAGATGTAGGCTTAACGTAGTTATTACAGATGAGTGTGTGAAATGCTGAACATAAGAAAATACAACTTTGGAGAGAAAAGAACATTCATACTGAGTATTTTAGATAGTGGAGGCTGTGCTTGCACACGACCTCTGCTATTGCAGAGCTGGGAATGGAGTGTTTTAATGATTTTTATGTTTCAACTGTCTCATGTTTAGGTACTGTCTGGAATATCAAGGATACTAttccagcaggcagcctgggaaGCACGCTTAATGCAATCTTGAAGATTTTTTCAGAATCATTAGCAATAGATGCTGGCAAAATGATTATTCTTATGAACGAAGCTGAAAGGAACAGGTTAAAActtgctgcagaggcagaggaaaacATGAGTGATGCTGTAGACAACTGTGTGAGTGAAGATGATGGCATGGAAGAAATACCAAAGGAAAAAGTCAGGAGAGAAAATGACATTTCAGATCTGCTTCCAGTAAGTGTATCTGGCTGGCTCTTGAACAGCTTAGTGCATTTGGCTGAGCATCTGACTGGTCTTGACCTAGCTTTAGCTAAACTACCTATGAGTGTTACTAAAACCTTAAAGGTAAGCATGGAGAATTTCAGCGCAACTTGTTGCAGTGtggtcaggctgcagagcacatcAGGAAAGCACACTTCCGCTTTTGTCCTTTAATGGAAGGTATAGGCTTACCTGACACTTATGTCTGTAGCTACTGCAGGAAGTTCTGATTTCTACATAAGGCAAGTGAGATTTTTAATGGTTGTAACCATTCAGTCATGAGTGGAGATGGCTTAGAGGTTAGCAAATGCATTCACTACTGTGTACGTGAGAAGAGTAGCAAATACATATTTCTGTTATGGCTTAAGCTAACATTAGGTAATCTTAGTGCAGCTGGTGTTTCTTGAAGGTAAATTTTGTTCTGAAACATCCAACAGAAAGACAATAAATAATGCCTCTTGTTTTTG comes from the Pogoniulus pusillus isolate bPogPus1 chromosome 20, bPogPus1.pri, whole genome shotgun sequence genome and includes:
- the HEATR3 gene encoding HEAT repeat-containing protein 3 isoform X2 translates to MGKSRARRFRRAPFSPTGPEQCREEEDGPEDEPAAELLEKLQHPSAELREYACASISKLLQQKHVIPVFLQRDVVRCLGPLLMDHSLAVRETAAGALRNLSACGGFEVCDDMVTKDIMTPLVALLKECSTGLDANQASPKKCREMNKNYTEDIANEAINLLWNICECSSTAVHIFNKEGCLEAVLHCLKKFSTNVDLAISVANCLQAVTEDNPDLLSSFNSSAQQILETVMLCSESTMKHVLLRTLIAGTVWNIKDTIPAGSLGSTLNAILKIFSESLAIDAGKMIILMNEAERNRLKLAAEAEENMSDAVDNCVSEDDGMEEIPKEKVRRENDISDLLPFDKWELNEVTALLTAQQTALEIIVNMCCSEDPSDDEWEELSSSDESDLFMENSYNEGSGLLMSPLCLSDEVNSAFLNNLIPKKILEKTAFPNSVALDICMHNASWKPLIKKLNAVQCRALTCLHSILLVSDMDCLGGASALQSLAQHLSQLVFSKMELPTDTEFLEAITSALRALLQTMASKNISQMIGKFLLEVAMKEPSLVVAGEALDALFDVFADGKEAEKAALQIKLLSALKEFQPVFKMRIRKEGKGQYSPDQLCVLDNVKMNLRRFIAYQETLGKTPT
- the HEATR3 gene encoding HEAT repeat-containing protein 3 isoform X1, whose protein sequence is MGKSRARRFRRAPFSPTGPEQCREEEDGPEDEPAAELLEKLQHPSAELREYACASISKLLQQKHVIPVFLQRDVVRCLGPLLMDHSLAVRETAAGALRNLSACGGFEVCDDMVTKDIMTPLVALLKECSTGLDANQASPKKCREMNKNYTEDIANEAINLLWNICECSSTAVHIFNKEGCLEAVLHCLKKFSTNVDLAISVANCLQAVTEDNPDLLSSFNSSAQQILETVMLCSESTMKHVLLRTLIAGTVWNIKDTIPAGSLGSTLNAILKIFSESLAIDAGKMIILMNEAERNRLKLAAEAEENMSDAVDNCVSEDDGMEEIPKEKVRRENDISDLLPFDKWELNEVTALLTAQQTALEIIVNMCCSEDPSDDEWEELSSSDESDLFMENSYNEGSGLLMSPLCLSDEVNSAFLNNLIPKKILEKTAFPNSVALDICMHNASWKPLIKKLNAVQCRALTCLHSILLVSDMDCLGGASALQSLAQHLSQLVFSKMELPTDTEFLEAITSALRALLQTMASKNISQCMTPDQLLALCEAGIHSSNATVRVNVVSILGISGSVLAKGQDTSETLKMIGKFLLEVAMKEPSLVVAGEALDALFDVFADGKEAEKAALQIKLLSALKEFQPVFKMRIRKEGKGQYSPDQLCVLDNVKMNLRRFIAYQETLGKTPT